The sequence below is a genomic window from Clostridium sp. BJN0001.
AAACTATTGAACCTAAAATTTATTTATATATAATATATATATAATACATTTAGTATTAGGAGGTGTAAACTTTAATGGCAAGAATAGCAGGTATTGACTTACCAAGAGAAAAAAGAGTTGAAATAGGTTTAACTTATATATATGGAATAGGTTTATCTACTTCACAGAAAATTCTAAAAGTTACTGGAATTAATCCAGATACTAGAATTAAAGACTTGACTGAAGAAGAAGTTAATGAAATCAGAACTTACGTCAACAAAAACCTAATGGTTGAAGGAGACTTAAGAAGAGATGTTGCTTTAAATATTAAGAGATTAGTTGAAATAGGATCATATAGAGGAATTAGACATAGAAGAGGTCTTCCAGTAAGAGGACAGAAAACTAAAACTAATGCTAGAACAAGAAAAGGTCCTAAAAAGACTATAGCAAACAGAAAGAAATAAGTAAGGAGGTAAGATAATGGCAGCTCAAAAAGCAAAAAAGACTAGAAGAAGAAAAGAAAGAAAAAATATTGAGCATGGTGCTGCACACATTAAATCAACTTTTAATAACTCAATAGTTACTTTAACAGATGTAGCTGGAAATGCTTTATCATGGTCTAGTGCAGGAGCATTAGGTTTTAAAGGATCTAAGAAGAGTACTCCATTTGCAGCTCAGATGGCAGCAGAAAATGCAGCAAAGTCAGCAATGGAACACGGTTTAAAAAGTATAGAGGTTTATGTAAAAGGACCTGGTTCAGGAAGAGAAGCAGCTATCAGATCCTTACAAGCAGCAGGACTTGAAGTAACTTTAATTAAAGATGTTACTCCAATACCACACAATGGTTGTAGACCACCAAAGAGAAGAAGAGTTTAATTTATTGAAATAGGAGGTGTAATTTAATGGCAAGATATACTGGAGCTACATGCAGATTATGTAGAAGAGAAGGCATGAAACTATTTCTTAAGGGAGATAGATGTTTTACAGATAAATGTGCTTTTGATAGAAGAAGCTATGCACCAGGACAACATGGAGCAGATAGAAAGAAAGTATCAAACTACGGTGTACAGTTAAGAGAAAAGCAGAAAGCTAAGAGAATATACGGCGTATTAGAAAAGCAGTTTAGAGCTTATTATAAGAAAGCTGAAAAGATTAAAGGTATTACAGGTGAAAACTTACTAAAATTATTAGAAATGAGATTAGATAACGTAATATATAAATTAGGTTATGGTGCATCTAGAAGTGAAGCTAGACAGTTAGTTACTCACGGACATTTCTTAGTAAATGGTAAGAAAGTTGACATCTGTTCTTATAAAGTATCAGTTAATGATGTAATCACAGTTTGTGAAAAGAGCAGAGGAACTGAAAGATTTAAGACTTTCATGGAAAATCCAAAGACTTTACCAAAATGGTTAGAAGCTAATGCTGATAATTATGAAGGAAAGGTAATAGCAGAGCCATCAAGAGAGGATATCGATGTGCCTGTTAACGAAACACTTATTGTTGAGTTATACAGTAAATAATATATTTATGTTTGTATTTTTTATTTTTGATAGAGTATACAGATATAGAATCAGTTGCCCTCAAAATAAGGTTGCCATTTATAATATAGGGAGGGTTTGTCAATGTTAGAAATCGAAAAACCAAAAATTGAATGTGTTGAAGCTAATGAAGACGGAACTTATGGAAAGTATGCTGTAGAACCACTTGAAAGAGGATATGGTATCACTCTTGGAAACGCATTAAGAAGAATTTTATTATCTTCTCTTCCAGGAGTTGCACCAACTTCTGTTAAGATTGATGGTGTACTTCATGAGTTCTCAACTGTTCAAGGAGTTAAGGAAGATGTTACTGAGTTAATTCTTAACATTAAATCTTTAGCTTTAAAAATGAATGGTGAAGGTCCACAGATTATTTATATAGATGCTAAAGGACCTGGTGAAGTAACTGGAGCTGATATAAAAACTGATGGTGATGTTGAAGTTGTAAATAAGGATTTACATATTGCAACTTTAGACGACAATGGAAAATTATATATGGAATTAACAGTTAATAAGGGAAGAGGTTATGTAACTCAGAACAAGAATAAGAGTGATGAATTACCTTTATCTTCAATTGCAGTTGATTCTATTTATACACCAGTAAAAAGAGTTAATTTTACTGTAGACAATACAAGAGTTGGCCAAATAACTGATTATGATAGATTAACATTAGAAATTTGGACTAATGGTACTATCAAAATTGACGAAGCTATTAGTTTGTCAGCCAAGATATTAATTGAACATTTCAAATTATTCATGTCATTGACAGATAACACTAATGACGTGGAAATTATGATAGAAAAAGAAGAAGATAAAAAAGAGAAAGTACTAGAGATGACTGTAGAAGAACTTGATCTTTCAGTTAGATCATATAACTGTTTAAAGAGAGCAGGAATCAATACAGTTCAAGAACTTGCATCTAAGTCAATGGACGATATGATGAAAGTAAGAAATCTAGGAAAGAAATCTTTAGAAGAAGTTGAAAGAAAACTTAAGGAATTAGGCTTATGCTTAAAACTTAGTGAGGAGTAAGGAGGTAAATCCATGGCAGGTTATCGTAAATTAGGTCTTCCAACAGATCAGAGAAAAGCGATGCTAAGAAATCTTGTTACTAGCCTTTTAAAACATGGTAGAATAGAAACTACTGATACTAGAGCAAAAGAAACAAGATCTTTAGCAGAAAAAATGATTACTCTTGCAAAAAGAGGAGATCTTCATGCTAGAAGACAGGTTTTAGCTTATGTTCAAGAAGAGTTAGTTGTTAAAAATTTATTTGAGAATGTAGCTCCTAAGTATGCTGACAAGAATGGCGGATATACTAGAATGATTAAAAAAGGTCCTAGAAGAGGGGACGGAGCTGAAACTGTAATACTTGAATTAGTATAAAATGGAAGCAACGGGGATTAAGTTATTCTTAATCCCCATTTTAATATATTATAGAAAAGTTCGTAAAGACAGGACTTTTGTATTATGTATTAAAATAAAATTAGGAGGGCTATTATAATGGACAGTAATACAATGATAGAATGCAATGATGTTGTATTTAAATACGTAAGAGTTGAAGAAGACAGAAAAGAAGAAACATATGCTGTAAATCATGTTGATTTGAAAGTTAAAAAAGGCGAATTTTTAGCTATTCTTGGTCATAATGGTTCTGGGAAATCAACTATTGCTAAACATATGAATGCACTTTTAATACCAACAGAAGGAAATGTAGTAGTTGATGGATTAAATACGAAGGATTCGGAAAATCTATGGAAGATAAGAGAAAAAGCAGGAATGGTATTTCAAAATCCTGATAATCAAATGGTTGCAACTATAGTTGAAGAAGATGTAGCATTTGGTCCTGAAAATTTAGGTGTTGAATCTAAAGAGATAAGAAAAAGAGTAGATGAAAGCCTTGAAAGAGTTGGAATGCTAAAGTTTAAAAAACATGCACCACATCTATTATCTGGTGGTCAGAAGCAGAGAGTTGCAATTGCTGGGGTACTTGCAATTAAACCAGAATGTATTATTTTTGATGAGCCAACAGCAATGCTTGATCCATCAGGAAGAAAGGATGTACTTAATACAATAAAAGAAATAAATGAGAAGTATGGTATGTCTATAGTATTAATTACACATTACATGGATGAAGCTGCACAGGCAGATAGAATAGTTGTAATGGATGATGGAGTTATAAAGATGGAGGGTAAGCCTAAGGATATATTTTGTCAGGTTGAAAAGATGAAACAGCTTGGACTTGATGTACCACAGGTTACTGAACTAGCTTATGAACTTGAAAAAGATGGAATTAATATAAGTACCAAAATATTAAATGTAGATGAGATGGTGAATGAGATATGTCAATTAATATAAAGAATTTAACACATATTTATAGTCCAGGAACACCTTTTGAGAGAAAAGCTTTAGATAATGTTTCTGTAGATATAGAAGATGGTGAGTTTGTAGCACTTATTGGTCATACTGGTTCTGGAAAATCAACACTTATTCAGCATATGAACGGACTTTTAAAACCTACAAGTGGAAGCATAATAGTTGATGGAACTGACATAACAAGTAAAAATACAAAGCTTTCAGATATAAGAAAAAAGGTAGGTCTTGTATTCCAGTATCCTGAATATCAGCTTTTTGAAGAGACAATAGCAAAAGATATAGCTTTTGGACCTTCAAATTTAGGACTTTCTGAAGAGGAAATAAATAAACGAGTAATTAAGGCTATGGAAATGGTAGGTCTTGATTATGAAACTTATAAGGATAATTCTCCATTTGAGCTTAGTGGTGGTCAAAAGAGAAGAGTTGCAATTGCAGGTGTAGTTGCCATGAATCCTAAAACTCTTATCTTAGATGAGCCTACAGCAGGTCTTGATCCTAAGGGAAGAGACGACATATTAAGTCAGATAGACGAGCTTCATAAGAAATATAATATGACAATAATAATAGTAAGTCATAGTATGGAAGATGTTGCCAATATAGCAGAACATATTATAGTTATGAATGATGGAAGAGTTGAACTTGAAGGATCACCTTCTAAAGTTTTCAAAGAGGTAGATAAGCTTGAAAGCATAGGTCTTGCAGTACCTCAAGTTACATATCTTGTCAAGAAACTTAAAGAAAAAGGTTTTGATATATCAGATGAGGTGTATACAATAGAGGATGCAAAAAAAGAGCTTTTAAAACTTTTTAAAAATAATAAAGTAAGGGGGCAGTAAGATGCTTAAGGATATTACAATTGGGCAGTATATACCTGGGGATTCTTTTGTTCATAAACTTGATCCAAGAACAAAGATTATCATATCTCTTTTATTTATAGCATGTTTATTTATTATAAATAAATTTATAGGATATCCTGTAGTAATTTTATTTTTGCTTGCAGTAATAATTAATGCAAAAATACCTTTTAAGATAATATTTAATGGGATGAAACCTATTTTCCTTTTAGTTGTACTTACAGCGGTACTTAATATATTTATGATAAAAGGAGTTAATGAAGTTCCTTTATGGAAATGGGGTTTTTTATCAATTTATCCTGAAGGCTTAAGAGTAGCTGCATTCATGGCAATAAGATTAGTGCTTCTTATCGTAGGAACATCTATTTTAACGCTTACAACATCTCCTATACAGCTTACAGATGGTATTGAGATACTCTTAAGGCCTATAGGAAAAGAAATGGCACATGAGCTTGCTATGATGATGACAATAGCTCTTAGATTTATTCCTACACTTATGGATGAAACTGATAAAATAATGAAAGCACAAAAAGCTAGAGGTGCAGATTTTGAAACAGGCGGCCTTATAAAGAAAGCGAAGAGCTTAGTACCACTTTTAGTACCTTTATTTATAAATTCGTTTAGAAGAGCTGATGAGCTTGCTATAGCGATGGAAGCAAGGGGATATAAAGGTGGAGAAGGCAGAACTAGAATGAATGTTTTAAAATTCTCTGTAAGAGACGTTATAGCATCTATAATATTTGCTTTATTATGCGCATTTTCATTTGTAGTGAGATTTGTTTTATAAGGATGAACATTAATGAATAAATTAAAAGAAGAAGAGAAAATAAAACGCCAAAGTGATGAATATAAAAATATAAAGCTTATTTTGGAGTTTGATGGAACAGATTTTTGTGGATGGCAGAGCCAGCCTGTTGGGAGAACAATACAGCAGACTGTAGAAAAAGCCATATTTAAAGCAACTGGTGAAGAGGTACTTTTAAATGGAAGCTCAAGAACAGATGCGGGAGTACATGCAAAAGGACTTGTTGCAAATTTTTATACAAAGAGTACCATTCCTGGAGAAAAATTTAGGGAAGCCGTTAATGTAAGGCTTCCAAGTGACGTATCAATAGTTAAATCTGAAAATGTTAATAAAGATTTTCATGCGAGGTATTCTTCTCTTGGAAAGACATATTCATATACTATTATAAATAGATATGAGAGACTTTCATTTGGAAGCAGATATAAGTATCATGTTAGAAATAAGCTTGATTTTAATAAAATGCAGGTAAGCTGTGGATATTTTCTAGGCAGACATGATTTTAAAGGCTTTATGTCTCCAGGAAGTTCTATAAAAACAACAGTTAGAACTATTAAGGATCTTCATATGACAAAGTATAAAGACGAAATAAAAATATATATTACAGCTGATGGCTTTTTGTATAACATGGTAAGAATAATAGTTGGAACGCTTATAAAAGTGGGCAGCGGAAGACTTCAGCCTCAGGATATAAAAAAGATAATAGAAACAGGAAATAGAAAGATGGCAGGGATGGTAGTTCCTCCAAATGGTCTTGTTTTAGAAAAAGTGTATTATTAAGCAAAAAAATCATTGACACGCCCGTAAGCGTGTATTATAATAAGTTTGTTTGTTAAAACATTTATGTATATAAGATCCAAGAGCCCAGGATCTTGACATAACATCATATTACAATAAGTAAATATGAGAAGTATTAAGTTAGGGAGGGAAACAGATGAAATCATACATTGCGAAAGCACAAGAAATTGAAAGAAAATGGTATGTTGTTGACGCTGCTGGAAAGCCTTTAGGAAGAGTTGCTAGTCAGGTTGCTTCAATATTAAGAGGTAAGAATAAACCAATATTCACACCAAACGTTGATTGCGGAGATTTTGTTATAGTAATCAATGCTGAAAAGGTAGTTTTAACAGGAAAGAAATTAGATCAGAAGCTATATAGAAAGCATAGTCTTTATGCAGGTGGATTAAAGGAAACTCCATATAGAGAATTCTTAGCTAAGAAACCTGAATTTGCATTCCAGGAAGCAGTAAGAAGAATGCTTCCAAATGGTGTATTAGGAAGACAGATGTTAAAGAAATTAAGAGTATACAAAGGCGAAGATCA
It includes:
- the rplQ gene encoding 50S ribosomal protein L17, with the protein product MAGYRKLGLPTDQRKAMLRNLVTSLLKHGRIETTDTRAKETRSLAEKMITLAKRGDLHARRQVLAYVQEELVVKNLFENVAPKYADKNGGYTRMIKKGPRRGDGAETVILELV
- a CDS encoding energy-coupling factor transporter transmembrane component T encodes the protein MLKDITIGQYIPGDSFVHKLDPRTKIIISLLFIACLFIINKFIGYPVVILFLLAVIINAKIPFKIIFNGMKPIFLLVVLTAVLNIFMIKGVNEVPLWKWGFLSIYPEGLRVAAFMAIRLVLLIVGTSILTLTTSPIQLTDGIEILLRPIGKEMAHELAMMMTIALRFIPTLMDETDKIMKAQKARGADFETGGLIKKAKSLVPLLVPLFINSFRRADELAIAMEARGYKGGEGRTRMNVLKFSVRDVIASIIFALLCAFSFVVRFVL
- a CDS encoding energy-coupling factor transporter ATPase, with the protein product MDSNTMIECNDVVFKYVRVEEDRKEETYAVNHVDLKVKKGEFLAILGHNGSGKSTIAKHMNALLIPTEGNVVVDGLNTKDSENLWKIREKAGMVFQNPDNQMVATIVEEDVAFGPENLGVESKEIRKRVDESLERVGMLKFKKHAPHLLSGGQKQRVAIAGVLAIKPECIIFDEPTAMLDPSGRKDVLNTIKEINEKYGMSIVLITHYMDEAAQADRIVVMDDGVIKMEGKPKDIFCQVEKMKQLGLDVPQVTELAYELEKDGINISTKILNVDEMVNEICQLI
- the rpsD gene encoding 30S ribosomal protein S4 produces the protein MARYTGATCRLCRREGMKLFLKGDRCFTDKCAFDRRSYAPGQHGADRKKVSNYGVQLREKQKAKRIYGVLEKQFRAYYKKAEKIKGITGENLLKLLEMRLDNVIYKLGYGASRSEARQLVTHGHFLVNGKKVDICSYKVSVNDVITVCEKSRGTERFKTFMENPKTLPKWLEANADNYEGKVIAEPSREDIDVPVNETLIVELYSK
- a CDS encoding energy-coupling factor transporter ATPase, which translates into the protein MSINIKNLTHIYSPGTPFERKALDNVSVDIEDGEFVALIGHTGSGKSTLIQHMNGLLKPTSGSIIVDGTDITSKNTKLSDIRKKVGLVFQYPEYQLFEETIAKDIAFGPSNLGLSEEEINKRVIKAMEMVGLDYETYKDNSPFELSGGQKRRVAIAGVVAMNPKTLILDEPTAGLDPKGRDDILSQIDELHKKYNMTIIIVSHSMEDVANIAEHIIVMNDGRVELEGSPSKVFKEVDKLESIGLAVPQVTYLVKKLKEKGFDISDEVYTIEDAKKELLKLFKNNKVRGQ
- a CDS encoding DNA-directed RNA polymerase subunit alpha, with amino-acid sequence MLEIEKPKIECVEANEDGTYGKYAVEPLERGYGITLGNALRRILLSSLPGVAPTSVKIDGVLHEFSTVQGVKEDVTELILNIKSLALKMNGEGPQIIYIDAKGPGEVTGADIKTDGDVEVVNKDLHIATLDDNGKLYMELTVNKGRGYVTQNKNKSDELPLSSIAVDSIYTPVKRVNFTVDNTRVGQITDYDRLTLEIWTNGTIKIDEAISLSAKILIEHFKLFMSLTDNTNDVEIMIEKEEDKKEKVLEMTVEELDLSVRSYNCLKRAGINTVQELASKSMDDMMKVRNLGKKSLEEVERKLKELGLCLKLSEE
- the truA gene encoding tRNA pseudouridine(38-40) synthase TruA, which encodes MNKLKEEEKIKRQSDEYKNIKLILEFDGTDFCGWQSQPVGRTIQQTVEKAIFKATGEEVLLNGSSRTDAGVHAKGLVANFYTKSTIPGEKFREAVNVRLPSDVSIVKSENVNKDFHARYSSLGKTYSYTIINRYERLSFGSRYKYHVRNKLDFNKMQVSCGYFLGRHDFKGFMSPGSSIKTTVRTIKDLHMTKYKDEIKIYITADGFLYNMVRIIVGTLIKVGSGRLQPQDIKKIIETGNRKMAGMVVPPNGLVLEKVYY
- the rpsK gene encoding 30S ribosomal protein S11; the encoded protein is MAAQKAKKTRRRKERKNIEHGAAHIKSTFNNSIVTLTDVAGNALSWSSAGALGFKGSKKSTPFAAQMAAENAAKSAMEHGLKSIEVYVKGPGSGREAAIRSLQAAGLEVTLIKDVTPIPHNGCRPPKRRRV
- the rplM gene encoding 50S ribosomal protein L13, whose amino-acid sequence is MKSYIAKAQEIERKWYVVDAAGKPLGRVASQVASILRGKNKPIFTPNVDCGDFVIVINAEKVVLTGKKLDQKLYRKHSLYAGGLKETPYREFLAKKPEFAFQEAVRRMLPNGVLGRQMLKKLRVYKGEDHTHDAQKPEVLELRY
- the rpsM gene encoding 30S ribosomal protein S13, which produces MARIAGIDLPREKRVEIGLTYIYGIGLSTSQKILKVTGINPDTRIKDLTEEEVNEIRTYVNKNLMVEGDLRRDVALNIKRLVEIGSYRGIRHRRGLPVRGQKTKTNARTRKGPKKTIANRKK